One part of the Lachnospiraceae bacterium JLR.KK002 genome encodes these proteins:
- a CDS encoding nuclear transport factor 2 family protein — protein MNIEQFWKAVLAQDEREIRKYFHAEAYVNWHCTNEHFTVDEYIVANCEYPGEWDGLVERVEIVNDLIITVVRIYPKDRSISFHVTSFIQTKNDKITAMDEYYADDGMAPQWRLDKRIGTPIK, from the coding sequence ATGAATATAGAACAATTTTGGAAAGCCGTTCTTGCCCAAGATGAAAGAGAAATTAGAAAATACTTTCATGCAGAAGCCTATGTAAATTGGCATTGCACCAACGAGCATTTTACGGTGGATGAATATATTGTTGCGAATTGTGAGTACCCCGGAGAATGGGACGGACTCGTTGAAAGAGTAGAGATTGTGAATGACTTAATTATTACAGTTGTTCGTATCTATCCCAAAGATAGAAGTATTTCTTTTCATGTGACTTCGTTTATTCAAACAAAAAACGATAAAATTACAGCAATGGACGAATACTATGCCGATGATGGAATGGCACCACAATGGAGATTGGATAAACGCATTGGGACACCTATCAAATAA
- a CDS encoding TraG family protein: MDGGKCIMQLRGVRPFFSNKFDITKHRQYRLLSDFDDKNALDIEKYVKNLCKARVRDNDTIDEVEDAGVIEA, encoded by the coding sequence ATGGATGGTGGAAAATGTATTATGCAGCTTAGAGGGGTTAGACCATTCTTCTCCAATAAGTTTGACATCACAAAGCACAGGCAGTACCGGCTTCTGTCCGATTTTGATGACAAGAACGCCTTAGACATCGAAAAATATGTGAAAAACCTGTGTAAAGCAAGAGTCAGGGACAATGACACCATTGATGAGGTGGAGGATGCGGGCGTGATTGAAGCATGA
- a CDS encoding GNAT family N-acetyltransferase, with the protein MRELMLVRPSKLYAEQVMSYKEEMLQCGDSFDGCAGLEDVQSFDEWIDFERRLREKYKSGYVPSEVFLAVRRKDDFVVGMIDFRHPLSDFLKNFGGNIGYSVRPSERRKGYASEMLGLVLPFCRAFGESKVLVTCDKGNVASQRTIIKNGGVMENEIVDTVGLSKSGIIQRFWISI; encoded by the coding sequence ATGCGTGAATTGATGTTGGTTAGGCCATCTAAACTATATGCAGAACAAGTCATGTCATATAAAGAAGAAATGTTACAATGTGGAGATAGTTTTGATGGTTGTGCAGGTCTTGAAGATGTCCAATCATTTGATGAGTGGATTGACTTTGAGAGAAGATTAAGAGAAAAATATAAAAGCGGATATGTTCCATCAGAAGTGTTTTTAGCGGTAAGGCGAAAAGACGATTTTGTTGTTGGTATGATTGATTTTCGACACCCATTATCGGATTTTCTCAAAAATTTTGGGGGTAATATTGGATATAGTGTTCGTCCGTCAGAAAGACGAAAAGGTTATGCGTCTGAAATGCTGGGATTAGTTTTACCTTTTTGCCGTGCGTTTGGAGAAAGCAAGGTTTTAGTAACCTGCGATAAGGGAAATGTAGCTTCGCAAAGGACGATTATTAAAAACGGTGGAGTGATGGAAAATGAAATTGTTGATACAGTGGGATTAAGTAAAAGTGGCATTATTCAAAGATTTTGGATTTCAATATAG
- a CDS encoding WHG domain-containing protein, producing the protein MPKIKIDKESVIKEAAYMANTIGIENLSLKTLAAQLGVKSPSLYNHIDGFDDLKQQLMLYGWKELENRIIEAVIGLSGYDAIRAMCYAFHEYAIENQGVFSTMLWYNQFENEQMNEVTSKMFTIFFKVTKSLNISQDNCVHLVRMFRSFLEGFALLENHNAFGNTQLIKDSFELSITILIEGTKKLEGK; encoded by the coding sequence TTGCCCAAAATAAAAATTGATAAAGAATCGGTTATCAAAGAAGCCGCATATATGGCAAATACGATAGGCATAGAAAACTTATCCTTAAAAACGCTTGCAGCGCAATTAGGTGTTAAGTCCCCATCGCTTTATAACCATATTGACGGGTTTGACGACCTAAAACAGCAGCTTATGCTTTATGGTTGGAAAGAATTAGAGAACAGAATTATTGAAGCCGTAATAGGACTTTCTGGATATGATGCGATTAGAGCTATGTGCTACGCTTTCCATGAATATGCAATAGAGAATCAAGGAGTTTTTAGTACTATGCTTTGGTACAATCAGTTTGAAAATGAACAGATGAACGAAGTGACTTCAAAAATGTTTACAATTTTTTTCAAAGTAACTAAGTCGCTAAATATTTCACAAGATAATTGTGTTCATTTAGTCAGAATGTTTAGGAGTTTTTTAGAGGGCTTTGCATTGCTTGAAAATCATAACGCATTTGGTAATACACAGTTGATAAAAGATAGTTTTGAATTATCAATAACTATTTTAATTGAGGGGACAAAAAAATTAGAGGGGAAATGA